AAGCAACCCTGCGTGCTCAACTGCCAACTGTCAACGCGACTTCCGCCTTCTTTTCGTCGGGTTCCTTAAAAATGACTGGTTTAACGAACAGGGTAAGTGCCGAAAAATGGATGAAATAGTGTGCGGCGCCTCGAATAAATGTATGCAAAGTGTAATGGACTAAGTGGCCTATGCGTGTGGGCGCTCAAATGTGCAACAAAAGCAGAAAAACCTATTGTTTTGAGTGTTAGTTGCTTGTGGTACACGTGCATAGGCGCCCACAGCAGCGCCATTAGTGAAAATGTGTGGGGGCCGCCTACATAGCATGCTTGTTAGGAGTGAAATGTAATGAATACTCGTCAATACAAGGAATTTGGACGAAAAAACGTTTTGCATGCATTTGTTTATGCGCTTCCCGCCAACATAACCTCACAAACTGGATtctgttttttaataaatgactCTTTTTTGCAGACCGTTGTTATTGATGGTCGCGGCCATTTGCTGGGCCGTCTGGCCTCCGTGGTCGCCAAGTACCTGTTGCAGGGCGGCAAGGTCGCTGTGGTGCGCTGCGAGGAGCTGAACCTTTCCGGTCACTTCTACAGAAACAAGATTAAGTTCTTGGCCTATCTGCGCAAGCGTTGCAACGTCAACCCGGCTCGTGGTCCTTTCCACTTCCGTGCCCCCTCCAGGATCTTCTACAAGGCTGTTCGAGGTAATGTATCTACTCCGAAAGAATAGTCGTCCCTAGCAGAATCTATGATGTTTTAAAACCTTATTACCTACATTATTTGAACGAGAAACcatgtaaacaaaacaaaactgaGTAAATCTGCTGCTACAACTatttaattacttttattgCCAAAATTCCTTActaattactttatttttctattttaggTAAGCTATTCAACCAGAAAACAACTTTATTTGAGCTTTGTGATGATTACTACAttcttacctacattatttgAACGAGAAACCGTGTAACCAACACCAAACTGACGCTTAAAACTAATGCTTTCCGGAATGGATCTGTTACAACACAAACTTATAAACAAATGTATTCCTTCTTTTCAGGAATGATCCCACACAAGACCAAGCGCGGCCAGGCTGCTCTTGCCCGTCTGCGTGTCTTCGATGGCATCCCATCGCCCTATGACAAGCGTCGCCGTGTCGTTGTGCCCATTGCCATGCGTGTGCTGACCCTGCGTTCCG
The Drosophila bipectinata strain 14024-0381.07 chromosome 3R, DbipHiC1v2, whole genome shotgun sequence DNA segment above includes these coding regions:
- the RpL13A gene encoding large ribosomal subunit protein uL13 → MTGLTNRTVVIDGRGHLLGRLASVVAKYLLQGGKVAVVRCEELNLSGHFYRNKIKFLAYLRKRCNVNPARGPFHFRAPSRIFYKAVRGMIPHKTKRGQAALARLRVFDGIPSPYDKRRRVVVPIAMRVLTLRSDRKYCQVGRLSHEVGWHYQDVIKSLERKRKAKLRVTLKHNRELKKLTVKARENIAKAAEPFNKIIQSYGYEV